A genomic region of Sulfobacillus acidophilus DSM 10332 contains the following coding sequences:
- a CDS encoding tRNA-U20-dihydrouridine synthase (PFAM: Dihydrouridine synthase (Dus)~TIGRFAM: putative TIM-barrel protein, nifR3 family~COGs: COG0042 tRNA-dihydrouridine synthase~InterPro IPR001269:IPR004652~KEGG: pth:PTH_0259 tRNA-dihydrouridine synthase~PFAM: tRNA-dihydrouridine synthase~SPTR: tRNA-dihydrouridine synthase;~TIGRFAM: tRNA-dihydrouridine synthase, TIM-barrel, NifR3), with translation MQIGSITIDPPVLLAPMAGVSNRAFRAIARSQGATLCTTEMVNANALLHHSAKSYWLMELDPGETPVGIQIAGSDPDVMAAAAREAEAHGADLIDINMGCPVPKVVKNGDGSALLTDEDRAVAVVEAVVQAVTIPVTVKMRAGWDHDSITAPALAEQFERVGVKAVAVHARTRSDQYVRPANWDFIRQVKERVSIPVIGNGDVHTPADALRMMELTGCDAVMIGRASFGDPWIFRRISYYWQTGEELPPPTADERAQMALWHLERMVAIKGEAVAVREMRKQLAWYLKGTPGSAQYRQRCYALNTEAEARALVEEWREHAQDQELAWN, from the coding sequence CAAGGGGCCACACTCTGTACGACGGAAATGGTGAACGCGAATGCTTTATTGCACCATAGTGCCAAAAGCTATTGGCTCATGGAGCTGGATCCGGGCGAAACCCCGGTAGGCATTCAAATAGCCGGCAGCGACCCCGACGTGATGGCCGCGGCGGCTCGTGAAGCCGAAGCCCACGGTGCTGATCTCATCGATATCAATATGGGGTGTCCGGTACCCAAAGTGGTTAAAAACGGGGATGGCTCGGCATTATTAACCGACGAGGATCGGGCGGTGGCAGTGGTTGAAGCGGTCGTCCAAGCGGTCACGATCCCCGTGACGGTTAAAATGCGAGCGGGTTGGGACCATGACTCCATTACCGCACCGGCGTTAGCGGAACAATTTGAGCGGGTCGGGGTAAAAGCTGTTGCAGTGCACGCGCGGACGCGATCGGATCAATATGTGAGACCGGCCAACTGGGATTTTATCCGGCAAGTCAAAGAGCGCGTCAGTATTCCGGTGATCGGTAACGGGGATGTGCATACGCCGGCGGATGCCCTCCGAATGATGGAGTTGACGGGGTGCGACGCGGTGATGATTGGCAGAGCCTCGTTTGGCGATCCGTGGATTTTTCGGCGGATTAGCTATTACTGGCAAACGGGAGAAGAGCTTCCGCCCCCTACGGCCGATGAACGTGCGCAAATGGCCCTTTGGCATCTTGAACGGATGGTGGCCATCAAAGGGGAAGCGGTGGCTGTCCGCGAAATGCGCAAACAATTGGCGTGGTATCTTAAGGGTACGCCCGGATCGGCTCAATATCGCCAACGTTGCTATGCCCTGAATACGGAAGCCGAGGCACGGGCCCTCGTGGAGGAATGGCGAGAGCATGCACAGGATCAGGAGCTGGCATGGAATTAG
- a CDS encoding helix-turn-helix domain protein (KEGG: toc:Toce_2081 helix-turn-helix domain protein~SPTR: Helix-turn-helix domain protein), which produces MELVRIGDKLVSLEKIYAMVEDILKARERGLSQSEVATRYGVDRPFVSRLEALGEVRKGRSIAVIGFPVANPQAVYALTERLGVDFTWVMTDQERRTFAESKNGIELVNEIFRMAQQVRRYDAVILMASNARVRLLSQLLDAHQVIPLILGPTPLTQDVPVDLDQLAAIIR; this is translated from the coding sequence ATGGAATTAGTCCGGATTGGAGATAAGTTAGTCAGTCTGGAAAAAATCTACGCGATGGTCGAAGACATTTTAAAAGCGCGGGAACGGGGGTTATCGCAGTCGGAGGTGGCAACCCGGTATGGGGTGGATCGCCCCTTCGTGTCCCGTCTGGAAGCCTTGGGAGAAGTCCGAAAAGGCCGCTCCATTGCCGTGATCGGGTTTCCCGTGGCCAATCCCCAGGCGGTGTATGCCTTAACCGAGCGATTGGGCGTCGATTTTACCTGGGTAATGACCGATCAAGAACGGCGGACGTTTGCGGAATCGAAAAACGGGATTGAACTGGTCAACGAGATTTTCCGCATGGCCCAGCAAGTGCGCCGTTATGACGCGGTCATCCTCATGGCGTCCAATGCCCGTGTGCGCCTCTTGTCCCAACTTTTGGACGCTCATCAGGTCATCCCGCTCATTTTGGGTCCCACCCCGCTGACCCAAGACGTGCCGGTGGATCTCGACCAGTTGGCCGCCATTATCCGGTAA
- a CDS encoding transcription elongation factor GreA (PFAM: domain; Transcription elongation factor, GreA/GreB, C-term~TIGRFAM: transcription elongation factor GreA~COGs: COG0782 Transcription elongation factor~HAMAP: Transcription elongation factor greA~InterPro IPR001437:IPR006359~KEGG: aac:Aaci_0208 transcription elongation factor GreA~PFAM: Transcription elongation factor, GreA/GreB region, prokaryotic~SPTR: Transcription elongation factor greA;~TIGRFAM: Prokaryotic transcription elongation factor GreA), whose protein sequence is MADKELLISQEGLKKLEAELEYLTTVKRREVAERIKTAREFGDISENSEYEDAKNEQAFIEGRIQTIEKMLRQARVVNDQDQDPNIVHIGSRVTVRDLEDQLEEDYFIVGATEADPMKNRISNESPVGKALLGARVGEEVEVSAPVGKIRLKVIKIS, encoded by the coding sequence GTGGCGGATAAAGAGCTGTTGATTTCTCAAGAAGGCCTCAAAAAGCTGGAAGCGGAATTGGAGTATTTAACCACCGTGAAGCGGCGTGAGGTGGCTGAGCGTATTAAAACGGCTCGTGAGTTTGGCGACATTTCCGAGAACTCGGAATACGAAGATGCCAAAAATGAACAAGCCTTTATTGAGGGGCGAATTCAGACCATCGAGAAAATGCTGCGGCAGGCCCGGGTGGTGAACGATCAGGATCAAGATCCGAACATCGTCCACATTGGCTCGCGGGTCACGGTACGCGATCTTGAGGATCAACTCGAAGAGGACTATTTTATCGTAGGGGCCACCGAGGCCGATCCGATGAAAAACCGGATTTCCAACGAGTCGCCCGTCGGCAAGGCCTTATTAGGCGCGCGCGTGGGCGAAGAAGTCGAGGTCAGTGCGCCGGTGGGTAAAATTCGCTTGAAAGTGATCAAGATTTCCTAA
- a CDS encoding Lysyl-tRNA synthetase (PFAM: tRNA synthetases class II (D, K and N); OB-fold nucleic acid binding domain~TIGRFAM: lysyl-tRNA synthetase, eukaryotic and non-spirochete bacterial~COGs: COG1190 Lysyl-tRNA synthetase (class II)~HAMAP: Lysyl-tRNA synthetase~InterPro IPR004365:IPR004364:IPR002313~KEGG: mta:Moth_0152 lysyl-tRNA synthetase~PFAM: Aminoacyl-tRNA synthetase, class II (D/K/N); Nucleic acid binding, OB-fold, tRNA/helicase-type~PRIAM: Lysine--tRNA ligase~SPTR: Lysyl-tRNA synthetase;~TIGRFAM: Lysyl-tRNA synthetase, class II): MSEAEGHYSPRQVRLEKLAAMRQRGVDPFRETVYPVTAYSRQIVDGFSEYEGQTVRVAGRIMAIRHHGRAQFIDLHDQEGRIQCHLRADKLGDDAYQIADLLDLGDIVGIEGVVFKTRRGEVTVEAGTLTVLAKSLQDMPEKRHGLTNIDLRYRQRYLDLLVNPDVRRVFALRTQILQFIRTFLQGRGFMEVETPVLQPLAGGTEARPFVTHHNALDMTLYLRIAMELHLKRLIVGGFDRVYELGRVFRNEGISTRHNPEFTMLELYQAYTDYQGMMELTESLLHGLALALFGQATVEYQGTTLDFTPPYPRVDLVARFREKTGVDWQSVHSREDAHQLARRLGIQVDPAFDRAQVLDKIVGQVVEPDLVQPTFLWHHPVDISPLAKRDPEAPWLTERFELFVAGRELANAFSELNDPLDQRERFLIQQEARRAGNDEIPPLDEDFLLALEHGMPPTGGLGIGIDRLVMLMTNSPSIRDVIFFPTMRPLASDEESG; this comes from the coding sequence GTGTCGGAAGCCGAAGGGCATTATAGCCCGCGTCAGGTGCGGCTGGAAAAATTAGCGGCGATGCGTCAACGAGGGGTGGATCCGTTTCGGGAGACGGTCTACCCCGTTACGGCGTATAGTCGTCAAATTGTCGACGGGTTTTCGGAATACGAGGGGCAAACGGTGCGGGTGGCGGGACGGATTATGGCGATTCGCCATCACGGGCGTGCACAATTTATCGACTTACACGACCAAGAGGGCCGGATTCAATGTCATTTACGGGCAGACAAACTCGGGGACGACGCCTATCAAATCGCGGATCTTTTGGATCTGGGCGATATTGTCGGGATTGAGGGGGTCGTGTTTAAGACCCGCCGAGGAGAGGTCACGGTGGAAGCCGGTACGTTAACCGTACTGGCCAAGAGTTTACAGGACATGCCCGAAAAACGGCATGGGCTGACGAATATTGATTTACGGTACCGTCAACGGTATCTGGATCTTTTGGTCAATCCGGATGTCCGCCGGGTTTTTGCCCTGCGCACGCAGATTCTCCAATTCATTCGGACCTTTTTGCAAGGGCGGGGCTTTATGGAAGTGGAAACTCCGGTGTTACAGCCGCTTGCGGGGGGAACCGAAGCCCGTCCGTTTGTTACGCATCATAACGCGCTCGATATGACGCTTTACCTGCGGATTGCCATGGAACTGCATTTAAAGCGGTTAATCGTTGGCGGATTTGATCGCGTCTACGAATTGGGGCGGGTATTTCGCAACGAAGGGATATCCACCCGGCATAACCCGGAGTTTACGATGTTGGAGCTATACCAAGCGTACACGGACTATCAAGGGATGATGGAGCTGACCGAATCCTTATTGCACGGGCTGGCGTTGGCTCTATTTGGACAGGCTACGGTTGAATACCAAGGCACGACACTCGACTTTACGCCCCCCTACCCGAGGGTGGATCTCGTCGCCCGTTTTCGGGAGAAAACCGGCGTCGACTGGCAAAGCGTGCACTCGCGTGAAGACGCGCACCAACTGGCGCGGCGTTTAGGGATTCAGGTCGATCCGGCCTTTGACCGAGCACAGGTATTGGACAAGATTGTGGGGCAGGTGGTCGAACCTGATCTGGTCCAACCGACGTTTCTTTGGCATCATCCGGTGGATATCTCGCCATTAGCCAAACGCGATCCGGAGGCCCCTTGGCTGACCGAGCGCTTTGAATTGTTTGTGGCCGGGCGCGAGTTGGCGAACGCGTTTTCCGAATTGAACGATCCGCTTGATCAACGCGAGCGGTTTTTAATCCAACAAGAGGCGCGGCGCGCCGGTAATGACGAAATTCCGCCGTTGGACGAGGATTTTCTTCTGGCGCTGGAGCATGGTATGCCGCCGACCGGAGGGCTTGGCATCGGGATTGACCGGTTAGTGATGTTAATGACCAATAGCCCGTCCATTCGGGACGTCATCTTTTTCCCCACGATGCGTCCATTGGCGAGTGACGAGGAGTCCGGCTAG
- a CDS encoding hypothetical protein (KEGG: tmr:Tmar_0143 hypothetical protein~SPTR: Putative uncharacterized protein), with product MKQVVSVSLGSAHRDHEAELTILGETVKVARQGTDGDPERARQRIRELDGTVDAIGLGGIDRYLVVRHRRYEVPLARQLAEASQHTPVVDGSGVKATWEYDVIGQLTAAGILDTDQPVLLVSSMDRFGMAQAFFDLGFPTVAGDLIFASHIQYPIRSLGELEELARKLLPELVKLPFAQLYPVGEEQRQESDPRYAAYFDAAQIIAGDFHYIRRYLPPRLTGKTVITNTTTRADIDLLRERGVRRVITTTPVLEGRSFGTNVIEAALVAVSGLSADEPDWPRLVRAAGLAPTILDLTTE from the coding sequence GTGAAACAGGTCGTAAGTGTCAGCCTGGGCAGCGCCCACCGCGATCACGAGGCCGAATTGACCATCCTCGGAGAGACGGTGAAAGTCGCCCGTCAAGGCACGGATGGGGATCCCGAGCGGGCACGCCAACGGATTCGGGAATTGGACGGCACGGTCGATGCCATTGGCCTCGGGGGGATTGACCGCTATTTGGTGGTCCGTCATCGACGATATGAAGTCCCCTTGGCTCGCCAATTAGCCGAGGCCAGCCAACACACCCCGGTGGTCGACGGCAGCGGGGTGAAAGCCACCTGGGAATATGACGTAATTGGGCAGTTGACGGCGGCCGGTATCCTAGACACGGATCAACCGGTTTTGCTCGTATCGTCGATGGATCGCTTCGGAATGGCGCAAGCTTTTTTTGACTTGGGGTTTCCGACGGTGGCGGGGGATTTGATTTTCGCCAGCCACATTCAGTACCCGATTCGATCACTGGGCGAACTGGAGGAGTTGGCCCGGAAGCTGTTGCCGGAACTCGTGAAATTGCCGTTTGCCCAGTTATATCCGGTCGGCGAGGAACAGCGACAAGAAAGTGATCCGCGGTATGCCGCCTATTTTGACGCCGCCCAGATTATCGCCGGGGATTTTCACTATATCCGGCGTTACTTGCCTCCTCGCCTGACCGGGAAAACCGTCATCACCAATACGACGACTCGTGCCGACATCGATCTTTTACGAGAACGGGGGGTCAGACGGGTGATCACCACCACGCCGGTTCTGGAGGGACGAAGTTTTGGTACCAACGTGATTGAGGCGGCGTTGGTTGCGGTCAGCGGTCTATCCGCCGACGAACCGGATTGGCCCCGGTTGGTGCGGGCGGCCGGGCTGGCTCCGACGATTCTGGATCTCACCACGGAGTAA
- a CDS encoding putative sterol carrier protein (KEGG: pth:PTH_0784 putative sterol carrier protein~SPTR: Putative sterol carrier protein), with protein sequence MNLEDILSRFVDQCNNNQRLQEMNRDWTRRIQLVADDAPVRYWIRSEAGQLTAGRGELDGVDLEVRAPLAILEGVFSGAMSPTEPYNAGDLMVRGHQDDVMRLDIITLLIWGE encoded by the coding sequence ATGAATTTGGAAGACATTTTGTCTCGGTTCGTGGATCAATGCAACAACAATCAGCGTCTCCAGGAAATGAACCGGGACTGGACGCGGCGGATTCAGTTGGTGGCGGATGATGCGCCGGTCCGCTATTGGATTCGGAGCGAGGCGGGGCAGTTAACGGCCGGGCGCGGGGAATTGGACGGGGTCGATTTGGAAGTGCGGGCTCCTTTGGCTATTTTAGAGGGGGTTTTTTCCGGCGCCATGTCCCCCACCGAACCCTACAATGCCGGTGACCTGATGGTTCGTGGGCATCAAGACGACGTGATGCGCCTGGATATCATCACCCTCTTGATTTGGGGGGAATAA
- a CDS encoding amino acid permease-associated region (PFAM: Amino acid permease~COGs: COG0531 Amino acid transporter~InterPro IPR004841~KEGG: pth:PTH_0785 amino acid transporters~PFAM: Amino acid permease-associated region~SPTR: Amino acid transporters) yields the protein MKNPSLSRVLPLRTAVSTSAGLASAAINFLAAVEVAQYAGGQSAWLAILVAGILIVLAGTNFAELNGLFPSAAAIRVWIRRGLNDQVSLVASMVYVTTVILVIAADAFVLGHMFQAAIPAIPGEIWILLILLVITGLNLRGIRVAGIIQDVNAFVLLTTLTVFSLIVIGRQGLPPVPQLFHTGPHWLEAVALGVFIYVGFEWVTPLSEEFQDFRAIPRGLFIALGLIAVAFGLFTLAFTVIFPHPRTTTLIPQLLLGMKALGPLGFWWMALVTLTTAMTTFNGGLLTASRFVYALARERVLPAWFNRLNQRWVPHHALWTLAASALGLAFLVYVSGQYVVLINAGAGVESLMYALTSYLVLRLRRIDPDRERVYRVPGVPIVPVIGGLLFLALGIGALLTPATPHGVVPWSLVYVVTVTLLVAGYVRYGVPKIKAARSRAMTARQEPWGK from the coding sequence GTGAAAAATCCCTCGTTGTCGCGGGTGCTGCCCTTACGCACGGCGGTGTCAACCAGTGCCGGGCTTGCCTCGGCGGCCATTAATTTTTTGGCGGCGGTAGAGGTTGCCCAATATGCGGGGGGGCAATCGGCTTGGTTAGCCATATTGGTCGCCGGGATCTTAATTGTATTGGCGGGGACAAATTTTGCCGAATTAAACGGCCTTTTTCCGTCGGCTGCGGCTATTCGGGTCTGGATCCGGCGCGGGTTGAACGATCAGGTATCCCTGGTGGCGTCGATGGTGTACGTCACGACGGTCATCCTGGTGATTGCGGCGGATGCGTTTGTATTGGGGCACATGTTTCAGGCGGCTATACCGGCGATTCCCGGAGAAATCTGGATTCTGCTGATCTTATTGGTTATTACCGGGCTGAACTTACGAGGCATCCGGGTCGCCGGCATCATTCAAGATGTTAATGCGTTTGTCCTGCTGACCACTTTAACGGTGTTTTCCCTCATCGTGATCGGTCGTCAGGGGCTTCCGCCGGTGCCGCAATTATTTCATACCGGACCCCATTGGCTCGAAGCGGTGGCGCTCGGCGTGTTTATTTATGTCGGCTTTGAGTGGGTCACCCCGCTATCCGAAGAATTTCAGGATTTTCGCGCCATTCCACGGGGATTGTTTATTGCGTTGGGGTTGATTGCGGTCGCGTTTGGGCTCTTTACGTTAGCATTTACCGTCATTTTTCCCCATCCGCGTACGACCACTTTAATTCCTCAGTTGTTATTGGGCATGAAGGCTTTAGGACCTTTGGGGTTTTGGTGGATGGCGCTGGTGACGCTCACCACCGCCATGACGACCTTCAATGGGGGATTACTGACGGCCAGTCGGTTTGTCTACGCCTTAGCCCGAGAGCGGGTGTTGCCGGCTTGGTTTAATCGCCTGAACCAACGGTGGGTTCCTCATCACGCACTCTGGACTCTCGCCGCCAGTGCGCTGGGATTGGCTTTTTTGGTCTATGTCAGCGGGCAATATGTGGTGTTAATCAATGCCGGGGCCGGGGTCGAATCGCTGATGTACGCCTTGACCTCCTATTTGGTCCTACGCCTACGGCGCATTGACCCGGACCGGGAACGTGTCTACCGGGTTCCCGGTGTGCCGATCGTGCCGGTGATCGGGGGGCTTTTGTTTTTGGCGTTAGGAATTGGTGCGTTATTGACGCCGGCAACCCCTCATGGCGTGGTGCCCTGGTCCTTGGTGTATGTCGTGACGGTCACGCTTCTCGTGGCGGGATATGTCCGTTATGGCGTACCCAAAATTAAAGCGGCGCGCTCGCGCGCGATGACGGCCCGACAGGAGCCCTGGGGCAAGTAA
- a CDS encoding transcriptional regulator, IclR family (PFAM: IclR helix-turn-helix domain; Bacterial transcriptional regulator~COGs: COG1414 Transcriptional regulator~InterPro IPR005471:IPR014757~KEGG: chy:CHY_1273 IclR family transcriptional regulator~PFAM: Transcriptional regulator IclR, C-terminal; Transcriptional regulator IclR, N-terminal~SMART: Transcriptional regulator IclR, N-terminal~SPTR: Transcriptional regulator, IclR family), with translation MEPGAIPESDGQVRVQSVERAFRLLEKLVMHTEMSLGQLAEAAGMHKSTAYRLLHTLMELGYVEQDGDQGSYRVGIRLVEMGGLATRSWPLHRAAEPVMDRLAEALGEAVNLAVEDGLDMVYVATIDAYNLLRMQLNVGRRAPLHCTAVGKVMLAFRPELLRRLQTVHPQLRRFTPHTLTDWAALEAELASVREVGFAVDDEEQEVGARCVAAPIVDHRNRIVASIGISAPTARLSRERAIEVGPDIIEAARQVSERLGYLGKK, from the coding sequence GTGGAGCCAGGCGCCATTCCCGAATCGGACGGACAAGTCCGGGTCCAGTCGGTCGAACGGGCATTTCGGTTGCTGGAAAAATTGGTGATGCATACGGAAATGTCATTGGGACAACTTGCCGAAGCGGCGGGCATGCATAAAAGTACGGCCTACCGTTTGCTGCATACTTTAATGGAACTGGGTTATGTGGAGCAAGACGGTGATCAGGGCAGTTACCGGGTGGGAATTCGGCTCGTCGAAATGGGCGGGTTGGCCACCCGCTCCTGGCCGCTTCATCGGGCGGCTGAACCGGTCATGGACCGGTTGGCGGAAGCATTAGGCGAGGCCGTCAATTTAGCGGTGGAAGACGGTCTTGACATGGTGTATGTCGCCACGATCGACGCCTATAACCTTTTGCGCATGCAACTGAATGTGGGGCGGCGGGCACCGCTGCATTGTACGGCGGTGGGCAAAGTCATGTTGGCGTTTCGCCCCGAACTGCTGCGGCGATTGCAAACCGTCCATCCCCAACTGCGCCGGTTTACCCCCCATACGCTGACCGATTGGGCGGCACTCGAGGCCGAGTTGGCTTCGGTGCGGGAGGTGGGGTTTGCCGTCGACGATGAAGAGCAGGAAGTGGGGGCACGCTGTGTCGCGGCGCCCATTGTGGACCACCGTAACCGCATTGTGGCGTCTATCGGTATCTCGGCGCCGACGGCGCGCTTATCGCGGGAACGGGCGATCGAAGTCGGGCCCGACATTATCGAAGCCGCACGTCAAGTGTCTGAACGCTTAGGCTATTTGGGAAAAAAATAA
- a CDS encoding protein of unknown function DUF224 cysteine-rich region domain protein (PFAM: Cysteine-rich domain~COGs: COG0247 Fe-S oxidoreductase~InterPro IPR001450:IPR004017~KEGG: bts:Btus_2619 protein of unknown function DUF224 cysteine-rich region domain protein~PFAM: Cysteine-rich region, CCG; 4Fe-4S ferredoxin, iron-sulphur binding, subgroup~SPTR: Putative uncharacterized protein) encodes MDTGQCVHCGLCLSVCPTYQETGLEAESPRGRVFLLEHVRENPASLNASAMKALDDCLDCRACESVCPSHVATGHLVEQWRAESAVRLQEEGPEAMRLFRRVSRPLTFFLGSPRGLKWFQRLARLSQKPLVGRWVTRLRFVPPAAEGLVRGLPAQIPRTLSRVRRPRNHPPGARRVMLFVGCIMDTVYADTNQHTQDLIEMGGVGVVIPEEQRCCGALHMHGGAPEVTKRWAQENIAAFEASGAEAVVVNAAGCGAMLKEYAELFDPEDAWYERAKRFQSAVVDATVFLADLSLPEIPPTERAVTVHDPCHLAHAQGIRQEPRRLLRQAGYVIHEMPDSDRCCGSAGIYNLTHPEMAQRLLERKVEDIPRDVEWVAAANPGCLMHIQSGLAQQPQLPPAVHPLDLIWQAYHRAGLITND; translated from the coding sequence GTGGATACAGGCCAGTGCGTTCATTGTGGATTGTGCCTCTCCGTCTGCCCGACCTACCAAGAAACCGGGCTGGAGGCGGAGTCGCCACGGGGCCGGGTGTTCTTGCTCGAGCACGTGCGGGAAAACCCCGCGTCACTTAATGCCAGTGCCATGAAAGCCTTAGACGACTGTTTGGATTGTCGGGCGTGTGAATCCGTTTGCCCGTCGCACGTGGCCACCGGCCATTTGGTGGAACAATGGCGTGCCGAATCGGCCGTTCGGCTGCAAGAAGAAGGCCCCGAAGCCATGCGGCTGTTTCGGCGGGTTTCTCGGCCGCTAACCTTCTTTTTGGGGTCGCCGCGCGGCCTTAAATGGTTTCAACGTCTTGCCCGGTTAAGCCAAAAGCCTTTAGTCGGACGCTGGGTAACCCGGCTGCGTTTTGTCCCGCCGGCGGCCGAGGGGCTAGTGCGCGGTCTTCCGGCCCAAATTCCTCGGACCTTAAGTCGTGTGCGGCGTCCGCGTAACCATCCGCCTGGGGCGCGTCGTGTCATGCTGTTTGTCGGGTGCATTATGGACACGGTGTATGCCGACACCAATCAACATACCCAGGACCTGATCGAAATGGGCGGGGTCGGGGTCGTCATTCCTGAAGAACAACGGTGTTGCGGGGCCTTGCATATGCACGGCGGTGCGCCTGAGGTAACGAAACGGTGGGCCCAGGAGAATATTGCCGCATTTGAAGCGTCCGGGGCGGAGGCCGTGGTGGTCAACGCCGCCGGGTGTGGAGCGATGTTGAAGGAATATGCCGAACTTTTTGACCCGGAGGATGCTTGGTACGAGCGAGCCAAGCGGTTTCAGTCGGCCGTGGTGGACGCCACGGTGTTTCTTGCCGACCTGTCCTTGCCGGAAATTCCGCCGACCGAGCGGGCCGTGACGGTCCATGATCCCTGCCACTTGGCGCATGCGCAAGGCATCCGCCAAGAACCGCGCCGTTTATTGCGACAGGCCGGCTATGTGATTCACGAAATGCCGGACTCCGATCGGTGCTGTGGCTCGGCCGGTATTTATAATTTGACCCACCCCGAAATGGCCCAACGTTTACTGGAGCGTAAAGTCGAGGATATTCCGCGTGATGTCGAGTGGGTGGCGGCCGCTAATCCGGGGTGCTTAATGCATATCCAGTCGGGACTGGCGCAACAACCCCAACTGCCGCCGGCCGTGCATCCGCTTGATTTGATTTGGCAGGCTTATCATCGTGCAGGTTTGATTACGAACGATTGA